A window of Chitinophaga sp. MM2321 contains these coding sequences:
- a CDS encoding SusC/RagA family TonB-linked outer membrane protein, which translates to MRLSAVLLLFSALHISATGLSQKITLSSHNMPLEKVFREIKRQAGMSFLLDQQLLKHAHPVSMEIKNATIREALDLCLKDQPLTYEILKDLVVIKKRTTAPVNVVITADISKKITVRGTVRNPKGEVLPGVVVTIKNSSTGTVTKEDGTYSIVADEQDVLVFGLLGFEKTEIVVDGKATIDVVLQDNRKDLGEVVVTALGIKKEVKSLGYSVQEVKAADAFEKVKEPNVLSSLSGRVAGLVISNKTGLYETPDFLLRGATPLVVVDGVPVNSDFWDVNANDIENINVIKGATGSALYGSRGKNGVVMITTKRGTKDKRGVSVNFNSSGTFQNSFIVFPEVQHRYGSGFGGQYAFVDGKGGGVQDGAGYVWGPELDQADPSSSSGYWETTQFNSQKDPQTGQLIPMPWISRGKNNLKNFLETGYILNNNISIAGQNKDGNYRVSLTQFNQKGMAPNTKLKGNTVAFNGGYKFSKRLTVDASVNYNKQYSDNYEQQGYGSQNFLYNMLIFMGADVDIRDMKNYWKAGQEGYVQNSFNNLYYNNPYWLLNEVTREYDKNVINGYVKADYTFNEHLKLMARTGTNWFSTYSTYNENLGWIDWGKLPDGEYRVNNDYYFDINSDVLLSYDKKLSDKWGLSAAAGANSRSTTIRNQYASTDAIVVPGLYNLANKATQVEASNSKSEKRVNSLYGMATIDYKNALFLTLTGRKDWSSSLPPKNNSYFYPSVSLSGVLSEFIKMPAFVTFAKLRGSWAKVGGDLDPYGYIPTYSYATTWGTTPSVTVGNGIYNSNIRPQFSSTYEVGTDLRFLNNRLGIDVAYYKILDIDQIIWQSVALSSGYASRQINAMEFYKKGVEITLNATPVKLSNSLQWNVQVNWSRMRSYLGELAPGEEKYQGIYASGDQLGLARGTGWEKSPDGQIIYNNGRPVMSNYPQDFGYYDAKWTGGIVNNFKYRNFSLGFVFDGRYGGKIYSVMSQQMMVGGVAKETAVGDIRTKPYVGAGVVVTGGDVTRDEAGKIISDTRTFAPNTTGINYFDWVNAYYNRMFETNIFDATFLKLREVTFTYSLPKHVLGRTFIKDASVSLVGRNMAIFFTELPFLDPDSFKGDNQNPSPRSMGFNLNVTF; encoded by the coding sequence ATGAGGCTATCGGCTGTATTACTATTATTCAGTGCGTTACACATATCCGCCACAGGGCTATCACAAAAGATTACCCTTTCTTCCCACAACATGCCACTTGAAAAGGTGTTCCGGGAAATAAAGCGGCAGGCGGGTATGTCTTTCCTGTTGGATCAGCAATTGCTGAAACATGCTCACCCTGTTAGCATGGAAATTAAAAACGCCACCATTCGCGAAGCATTGGATCTTTGTTTAAAAGATCAGCCACTTACCTATGAGATTCTGAAAGACCTGGTGGTTATTAAAAAGAGAACAACAGCACCGGTGAACGTTGTCATCACTGCGGATATTTCGAAAAAGATCACAGTACGGGGAACAGTACGTAATCCGAAAGGAGAGGTACTGCCTGGTGTGGTGGTGACCATTAAAAACAGCAGCACAGGCACGGTAACAAAAGAAGACGGTACGTATTCTATCGTAGCAGATGAACAGGATGTACTGGTATTCGGCTTACTGGGATTCGAAAAAACCGAGATCGTGGTAGATGGAAAAGCAACCATAGATGTTGTGTTGCAGGATAACCGGAAAGACCTGGGAGAAGTAGTGGTAACAGCCCTGGGTATAAAAAAGGAAGTGAAATCGCTGGGTTATTCCGTTCAGGAAGTGAAGGCGGCCGATGCTTTTGAAAAGGTAAAAGAACCGAATGTACTGAGCAGTTTATCCGGTCGTGTAGCAGGGTTGGTGATCTCAAATAAGACCGGCCTGTATGAAACGCCTGATTTTTTGCTGCGTGGCGCCACACCGCTGGTAGTGGTGGATGGTGTACCGGTTAATTCAGACTTCTGGGATGTAAATGCCAACGATATTGAAAATATCAACGTGATCAAAGGGGCTACCGGGTCGGCGCTTTATGGCTCCCGTGGTAAGAATGGCGTAGTGATGATCACAACAAAAAGAGGAACAAAAGATAAAAGAGGGGTATCTGTTAATTTTAATTCCTCCGGTACTTTTCAGAACAGCTTTATTGTTTTTCCGGAAGTGCAGCATCGCTACGGATCAGGATTCGGAGGTCAGTACGCATTTGTAGATGGTAAAGGCGGCGGCGTGCAGGATGGCGCCGGCTACGTATGGGGACCGGAGTTAGATCAGGCAGATCCTTCCTCTTCCAGCGGCTATTGGGAAACCACGCAATTTAATTCACAGAAAGATCCGCAAACGGGTCAACTGATCCCCATGCCCTGGATTTCAAGAGGGAAAAATAACCTGAAGAATTTCCTGGAAACCGGTTACATCTTAAACAATAATATTTCTATTGCCGGGCAAAATAAGGATGGTAATTACCGGGTTTCTTTAACCCAGTTCAACCAAAAGGGAATGGCGCCCAATACAAAGCTGAAGGGTAATACGGTTGCTTTCAACGGTGGTTATAAATTCAGCAAGCGCCTCACCGTAGATGCCAGCGTGAACTACAATAAACAGTATTCCGATAACTACGAACAGCAGGGATACGGGTCACAGAACTTCCTGTATAATATGCTGATATTTATGGGGGCTGATGTAGACATCCGCGATATGAAAAACTACTGGAAAGCCGGGCAGGAAGGATATGTACAAAACAGCTTTAACAACCTCTATTACAATAACCCCTACTGGCTGTTGAATGAGGTTACACGGGAGTACGACAAGAATGTAATCAATGGCTATGTGAAGGCTGATTATACTTTTAATGAGCATCTTAAACTGATGGCCAGAACCGGTACCAACTGGTTCTCCACCTATTCTACCTACAACGAAAACCTGGGCTGGATTGACTGGGGAAAGTTGCCTGACGGAGAGTACCGCGTGAATAACGACTATTACTTTGACATCAACAGTGATGTGTTGCTTTCTTACGATAAGAAGCTGAGTGATAAATGGGGCTTGTCTGCTGCTGCGGGCGCTAACAGCAGGAGTACTACTATCCGCAACCAGTATGCATCTACAGATGCTATTGTGGTGCCGGGGCTGTATAACCTGGCCAATAAAGCTACACAGGTAGAGGCTTCGAATTCAAAAAGTGAAAAGCGGGTAAATAGCCTGTATGGAATGGCTACTATTGATTATAAGAATGCGCTTTTTCTCACGCTGACCGGTAGAAAAGACTGGTCGAGCAGTCTGCCACCAAAGAACAATTCCTATTTCTATCCATCGGTATCTTTAAGCGGTGTGTTGTCGGAGTTTATAAAAATGCCGGCATTTGTCACCTTTGCAAAGCTGAGAGGATCGTGGGCTAAAGTAGGCGGAGATCTGGACCCATACGGATATATTCCCACCTATAGTTATGCTACTACCTGGGGTACCACGCCCAGTGTTACTGTAGGTAATGGTATCTACAATTCCAATATCCGGCCACAGTTTTCATCTACTTATGAAGTAGGTACTGATCTGCGTTTTCTGAATAATCGTTTAGGCATAGACGTAGCCTATTACAAAATACTGGACATCGATCAGATCATCTGGCAAAGCGTGGCCTTATCTTCCGGCTATGCATCGCGTCAGATCAATGCGATGGAGTTTTATAAAAAGGGTGTGGAAATCACGTTGAATGCCACGCCGGTGAAGCTCAGTAACTCACTGCAATGGAATGTGCAGGTCAACTGGTCGAGGATGCGTTCCTATCTCGGTGAACTGGCGCCCGGAGAAGAAAAATACCAGGGTATCTATGCCTCCGGCGATCAGCTGGGACTTGCGAGGGGAACAGGATGGGAGAAATCTCCCGATGGACAGATCATCTATAACAACGGGCGTCCTGTGATGAGCAATTATCCGCAGGACTTTGGTTATTACGATGCGAAGTGGACCGGCGGTATCGTTAATAATTTCAAGTACAGGAACTTTAGTCTCGGTTTTGTATTTGATGGCCGGTACGGTGGGAAAATATATTCTGTGATGTCGCAGCAAATGATGGTGGGCGGTGTAGCAAAAGAAACCGCTGTTGGTGATATCCGCACCAAACCATACGTGGGAGCAGGTGTAGTGGTAACAGGCGGTGATGTTACCCGCGATGAAGCAGGCAAAATTATTTCGGATACCCGCACCTTTGCACCCAATACAACCGGAATTAATTATTTCGATTGGGTGAATGCCTATTATAACCGCATGTTTGAAACAAATATTTTTGACGCCACTTTCCTGAAACTGCGGGAGGTCACCTTTACCTATTCCCTGCCGAAACATGTACTGGGCCGCACTTTTATAAAAGATGCCAGCGTGTCTTTAGTAGGAAGAAATATGGCGATCTTCTTTACAGAGCTGCCTTTTCTTGATCCGGATTCCTTTAAGGGAGATAATCAGAATCCTTCTCCCAGGAGCATGGGTTTTAACTTAAATGTGACGTTCTAA
- a CDS encoding FecR domain-containing protein, producing the protein MQQLLHRYMEGTATTAETQWLMEAITRHTNPGYWEDLLEPLAANDAAEPVSAPQQWEEILQAVFSQTPTTAVECTDKPKQRLGFLLSGKWRAAAAIIILMASGTYFLLHKKAVAPPVLVHEVVPVKDVAPGGNKAVLTLADGTQVELDSTQQGTLAQQGNMKVLQLKGGRLTYQGAQQAQSGAALQYNTLATPKGGQFVVTLPDGTLVWLNAASSLRYPTSFAGGERRVELTGEGYFEVTKDPARPFYVQVQGMEVAVLGTHFNVMAYADEGIIKTTLLSGAVKVTHGHSSAQLLPGQQAGLPATAAGFTVKPADIEQVMAWKNGLLSLEDADVPAVMRQIARWYNVDIRYEGPVPERRFIGAISRQVNLSAILKALEINNVHCRMEGREIIVTP; encoded by the coding sequence ATGCAGCAATTGCTGCATCGCTATATGGAAGGTACTGCTACCACAGCAGAAACCCAATGGCTCATGGAAGCCATTACGCGCCACACGAACCCTGGTTACTGGGAAGACCTGCTGGAGCCATTGGCTGCAAATGATGCAGCTGAACCTGTATCAGCACCACAACAGTGGGAAGAAATATTACAGGCTGTTTTCTCCCAAACACCAACAACGGCAGTGGAATGCACTGATAAACCCAAACAGCGCCTGGGCTTTTTGTTATCCGGCAAATGGCGTGCAGCAGCGGCTATCATCATACTCATGGCCAGTGGTACTTATTTCTTGTTGCATAAAAAAGCAGTCGCCCCACCTGTACTGGTACACGAGGTGGTACCGGTGAAAGATGTGGCGCCTGGTGGTAATAAAGCAGTACTGACGCTGGCAGACGGCACGCAGGTGGAACTGGATAGTACACAGCAAGGCACACTGGCGCAACAGGGTAATATGAAAGTATTGCAGCTCAAAGGAGGCCGTCTTACCTATCAGGGCGCGCAACAGGCGCAATCCGGCGCCGCATTACAGTATAACACTTTAGCTACGCCCAAAGGCGGACAGTTTGTAGTAACGCTCCCCGATGGCACACTGGTATGGCTCAACGCTGCCAGCTCTCTCCGGTATCCTACCTCCTTTGCGGGAGGAGAGCGCCGGGTAGAGCTAACAGGCGAAGGATATTTTGAAGTGACAAAAGATCCCGCCCGCCCTTTTTACGTACAGGTACAAGGGATGGAGGTAGCTGTATTGGGCACTCACTTTAATGTGATGGCTTATGCCGATGAAGGGATCATAAAAACAACCCTGCTCTCAGGTGCTGTGAAAGTAACGCATGGCCATTCATCTGCGCAGTTGCTGCCAGGACAACAGGCTGGCTTACCGGCTACAGCTGCCGGCTTTACGGTAAAACCCGCTGATATAGAACAGGTAATGGCCTGGAAAAACGGGCTGCTGTCATTGGAAGACGCCGATGTACCGGCAGTAATGCGGCAGATAGCCCGCTGGTATAATGTGGATATACGTTATGAAGGACCTGTACCCGAACGGCGCTTTATAGGTGCTATCAGCCGGCAGGTTAATTTATCCGCCATTTTAAAAGCATTAGAAATCAATAATGTGCATTGCCGCATGGAAGGAAGAGAGATCATTGTAACACCATAA
- a CDS encoding RNA polymerase sigma-70 factor, with amino-acid sequence MTEHLYNENEWLKQIAAGNEAAFSNFFYRHAPGVYAFILKMVKQEDVARDLLQEVFIKAWLNRTRLPEINKPVSWLLRIASNLSINHLRRKQIEARWLEEQQVGGADGENNAEKELLVREVQSLIGKAVTLLPAQRRRIYELSREEGCDRREIAIRLGISENTVKNQLVISLKFIRRYLIAKGVPYLPLILLTGKILLSGTVQAVPQIVL; translated from the coding sequence ATGACGGAACATTTATACAATGAAAATGAATGGCTGAAACAGATTGCTGCCGGCAATGAGGCGGCTTTCAGCAACTTTTTTTACCGGCATGCACCCGGCGTCTATGCATTTATTTTAAAAATGGTTAAGCAGGAAGATGTTGCCAGGGATCTGTTACAGGAAGTATTTATCAAAGCCTGGTTAAACCGCACCCGTCTTCCGGAGATAAATAAGCCTGTTTCCTGGCTTTTACGTATTGCTTCCAATCTTTCCATCAATCACCTGCGCCGTAAGCAAATAGAAGCCCGTTGGCTGGAAGAGCAGCAGGTAGGAGGTGCCGACGGAGAGAACAATGCAGAAAAAGAATTGCTGGTACGTGAAGTACAATCGCTCATCGGGAAGGCTGTCACCCTGTTACCCGCACAACGCCGCCGTATTTATGAACTGAGCCGGGAAGAGGGCTGCGACCGCCGCGAGATCGCCATCAGGCTTGGGATCTCGGAAAATACGGTCAAAAACCAGTTGGTTATCTCCTTAAAATTTATTCGTCGTTATCTCATCGCAAAAGGTGTTCCTTATCTCCCCCTGATATTGCTTACCGGAAAAATTTTATTATCCGGAACGGTACAAGCTGTCCCTCAGATTGTCTTATAA
- the cfa gene encoding cyclopropane fatty acyl phospholipid synthase, whose product MKTEQPKIIVTRLLSAAGITVNGNNPWDIQVYDEKFYQKVLVSGSLGMGESYMENYWDCTKLDDFFLRVLRANLDTSIQHNLPFKLEILLARIFNYQSLSKAHHNSSRHYDIGNDFFKQMLDRRLTYTCAFWKNAHTLDEAQEHKLDLTCRKLNLKAGMHVLDIGCGWGSFAKFAAEKYGVQVTGITVSSEQAKLARELCKGLPIDIRLMDYRLLDEKFDAIASLGMFEHVGYKNYGTYMKVVHHCLKEDGLFLLHTIGGNKPSTFTDQWLNKYIFPNAMIPSISRIGQFIEGLFVMEHWQNFSINYDKTLMAWYENISLNWDKLKTKYDQTFFRMWKYYLLSCAGSFRARNSQLWQIVLSPKGVAGGYRYDHQPGDD is encoded by the coding sequence ATGAAAACGGAGCAACCAAAGATCATCGTTACCCGGCTTTTATCTGCTGCTGGTATTACGGTTAACGGGAACAATCCATGGGATATTCAGGTATACGATGAAAAATTCTATCAGAAAGTGCTTGTATCGGGTTCATTGGGGATGGGAGAGTCCTATATGGAGAACTACTGGGATTGCACGAAACTGGATGACTTCTTTTTAAGGGTCCTTCGTGCAAATCTTGATACCAGCATTCAGCACAACCTACCTTTTAAACTGGAAATTTTACTTGCCAGGATCTTCAATTATCAAAGTCTTTCCAAAGCGCATCATAATAGCAGCAGACATTATGATATAGGCAATGATTTTTTTAAGCAGATGTTGGACAGACGTTTGACCTATACCTGTGCTTTCTGGAAAAATGCGCATACCCTTGATGAGGCACAGGAACATAAACTGGACCTTACCTGCCGAAAACTGAATCTGAAAGCGGGTATGCACGTACTGGATATAGGTTGCGGCTGGGGCAGTTTTGCAAAATTTGCAGCGGAGAAATATGGTGTTCAGGTAACCGGTATCACCGTTTCCAGTGAGCAGGCTAAACTGGCCAGGGAGCTTTGTAAAGGCTTGCCTATTGATATCAGGTTGATGGATTACCGCCTGCTGGATGAAAAATTTGATGCGATTGCATCCCTGGGAATGTTTGAACACGTTGGATATAAAAACTACGGCACCTACATGAAGGTAGTGCATCATTGCCTCAAAGAGGACGGCTTGTTTTTATTGCATACCATCGGCGGAAACAAGCCATCTACCTTTACGGACCAATGGCTCAATAAATATATTTTCCCCAATGCCATGATTCCTTCTATCAGCCGGATAGGACAATTTATAGAAGGTTTATTTGTGATGGAGCACTGGCAGAATTTTAGTATTAATTATGACAAAACATTGATGGCCTGGTACGAAAATATTTCTTTGAATTGGGATAAGCTCAAAACGAAATATGATCAGACTTTTTTCAGGATGTGGAAATATTACCTGTTATCCTGCGCCGGTTCCTTCCGTGCCCGAAACAGCCAGTTATGGCAGATCGTGCTTTCCCCGAAAGGAGTAGCAGGCGGATACAGGTATGACCATCAACCGGGTGATGATTGA
- a CDS encoding right-handed parallel beta-helix repeat-containing protein, which yields MLGMTFQKSVLPILCGMLLCPLFTHAQQTPATVIYVSPDGNDAHAGTKSRPVATLAAALDRSRTLRKAHTLHTPLEIRISPGTYPLQAPLSLTEEDAGTAGSPLIFKGQGKMAPVISGGVQLPAFEAVNPHLWKASVPANARGEVTQQLFVNGKRAIRARTPNIEDTWFETQRVTEKLIDTTTPAKLAMQKFRLTTEQWQVLEDIPDADLSKVTISVHHCWDLTRKYIHGRSAVDSTITIIGEPMQEASKLDNNSMFFLANSRKMLDAPGEWWQDEAHTIWYIPRKGEVIGSTTAVIPVIDQFMTIKGTSSRKAAHISFENLSFQYSRYLMPATGDDPLQAAARVSAVIMIDDAENITFDHCEIAHTGTNTLWFRTACADSKVVHCYFHDLGAGGIIMGDTTLPTNDATVTHNITVDNNILRAGGREFPTGVGVLIFNARDNKVSHNDISDFYYTGVSVGWVWGYTYNPSRGNKIIYNHIYNLGQNRLSDMGGVYTLGISPGTVVANNVIHDISSLGYGGWGLYTDEGSTGIIMENNLVYRCKSAGFHQHYGKDNIIRNNIFVSQVKAQLEASRVEDHLSFSFTNNIIYFDKGNSLTDKPGWERVHFRSDSNAYWNPGTQDIRFGPKSFATWQQSTGKDVHSVIADPGFADLSHDDFHITNKSLMSRIGFIPFVYEAAGVYGENSWRKLAVTGNTPEYTFR from the coding sequence ATGTTAGGAATGACTTTTCAGAAAAGTGTGCTCCCTATACTGTGTGGCATGCTGTTATGCCCCCTGTTTACGCATGCTCAGCAAACCCCCGCCACTGTTATTTATGTATCGCCGGATGGCAATGACGCCCACGCGGGTACGAAATCGCGGCCGGTGGCTACATTGGCAGCAGCCCTTGATCGCAGCAGGACGCTGCGGAAAGCACATACGCTGCATACTCCGCTGGAAATAAGGATTTCGCCAGGTACCTATCCGTTGCAAGCCCCGTTATCGCTTACCGAAGAGGATGCTGGCACCGCCGGGTCTCCACTGATTTTTAAGGGACAAGGAAAGATGGCGCCGGTTATTTCGGGAGGGGTGCAGCTCCCTGCTTTTGAAGCGGTAAATCCGCATCTCTGGAAAGCAAGTGTCCCCGCAAATGCAAGGGGAGAAGTAACGCAACAATTGTTTGTTAATGGCAAAAGGGCTATCCGGGCGCGTACACCCAATATCGAGGATACCTGGTTTGAAACACAACGGGTAACGGAAAAACTTATAGATACAACTACGCCGGCAAAACTGGCCATGCAGAAGTTCCGCTTAACAACAGAACAGTGGCAGGTCCTGGAAGATATTCCGGATGCAGACCTTTCCAAAGTAACTATCTCCGTGCATCATTGCTGGGATCTTACCAGGAAATATATTCATGGCAGATCCGCAGTGGATTCAACCATCACTATTATCGGCGAGCCTATGCAAGAGGCGAGTAAACTGGATAACAACTCGATGTTTTTCCTGGCGAATTCCAGGAAAATGCTGGATGCACCAGGGGAATGGTGGCAGGATGAAGCACATACAATATGGTATATTCCGCGGAAGGGAGAAGTAATTGGCAGTACCACCGCAGTCATCCCGGTTATTGATCAGTTTATGACGATAAAAGGCACCAGCAGCCGGAAGGCGGCACACATCAGCTTTGAAAACCTTTCTTTTCAATACAGCCGCTATCTGATGCCTGCAACCGGCGACGACCCTTTACAGGCTGCCGCCAGGGTCTCCGCAGTGATCATGATAGATGATGCAGAGAATATCACATTTGATCATTGTGAAATTGCGCATACCGGCACCAATACGCTGTGGTTCAGAACTGCCTGTGCAGATAGTAAAGTGGTGCATTGTTATTTTCATGACCTCGGTGCAGGCGGTATTATCATGGGTGATACCACGCTACCAACAAATGATGCAACCGTTACCCACAACATTACCGTAGATAATAATATCCTCCGCGCAGGCGGCCGCGAATTTCCAACAGGTGTCGGCGTGCTCATCTTTAATGCCCGTGATAATAAAGTGTCACACAACGATATTTCAGATTTCTATTATACCGGCGTATCTGTCGGCTGGGTTTGGGGATACACCTACAACCCATCCCGGGGAAATAAAATTATCTACAACCACATCTACAATCTCGGACAGAACCGTTTAAGCGATATGGGCGGCGTATATACGTTAGGGATATCACCTGGCACCGTTGTAGCGAATAATGTTATCCATGATATATCTTCTCTTGGATATGGCGGATGGGGCCTTTACACGGATGAAGGTTCCACAGGTATCATCATGGAAAATAACCTCGTATACAGGTGTAAAAGCGCCGGCTTTCATCAGCATTACGGCAAGGATAATATCATCCGGAACAATATTTTTGTTTCGCAGGTAAAAGCCCAGCTGGAAGCTTCAAGAGTAGAGGATCATCTCTCTTTTTCCTTTACTAATAACATTATTTATTTTGATAAAGGTAACAGCCTGACAGATAAACCAGGATGGGAGCGGGTACATTTCCGGTCGGATAGTAACGCTTACTGGAATCCGGGTACACAGGACATCCGGTTTGGACCAAAAAGCTTTGCCACCTGGCAGCAATCCACCGGGAAAGATGTTCATTCTGTGATCGCTGATCCTGGCTTCGCAGACCTTTCCCACGATGATTTCCATATTACTAACAAATCCCTTATGTCACGCATTGGCTTTATACCGTTTGTCTATGAGGCAGCAGGTGTTTACGGCGAAAACTCCTGGCGGAAGCTGGCTGTTACCGGAAACACACCGGAATATACTTTTCGCTAA
- a CDS encoding Pr6Pr family membrane protein gives MKAYLSVLTVLGWFALIAQFCITISSGIAPPVEIIIQYFSYFTILTNLMVAVCCTTLLLRPRSRWGDFFSRQTTRTAITVYIVIVGIIYNLILRFIWEPQGLQRVADELLHLIIPVLFLIYWFLFVPKNKLGWSDCWPWLIYPGIYIVFTFIRGSFSGFYPYPFLDVTKIGFEKALINSAGIAAVFFAVSMLFIALGKWSSKKVVSN, from the coding sequence ATGAAAGCTTATTTATCTGTATTAACAGTTTTGGGTTGGTTTGCATTAATAGCTCAATTCTGTATCACTATCTCCAGCGGGATTGCCCCTCCTGTAGAAATCATTATCCAGTACTTCAGCTATTTTACGATACTTACAAATTTGATGGTAGCAGTTTGTTGTACAACGCTGCTGTTACGACCCCGATCCCGCTGGGGCGATTTTTTTTCACGTCAAACTACCCGGACGGCCATTACGGTTTACATTGTTATTGTAGGTATTATTTATAACCTGATCCTGCGTTTTATATGGGAGCCGCAAGGATTACAGCGGGTGGCAGATGAATTGCTGCATCTCATCATCCCCGTGCTTTTCCTGATTTACTGGTTCCTGTTTGTTCCAAAGAATAAGCTGGGATGGAGTGATTGCTGGCCGTGGCTGATCTACCCAGGTATTTATATCGTATTTACATTTATCCGGGGTTCCTTTTCGGGGTTCTATCCTTATCCATTTCTGGACGTTACCAAAATTGGATTTGAAAAAGCACTGATCAATTCAGCAGGTATTGCTGCTGTATTCTTTGCGGTATCAATGTTGTTTATTGCACTGGGTAAATGGAGCAGTAAAAAAGTGGTATCTAACTAA
- the pafA gene encoding alkaline phosphatase PafA, translated as MKNIKYTWVAGLLLLTTLTTVAQQRAAPKPKIVVGMMVDQMRWDYLYRYSARYGNGGFKRLLRDGFRCEQTYINYAPTVTACGHTSVYTGTTPAVHGIVDNDWYSRQLQRAVYCTEDSTVEGVGTAGKNGKMSPRNLLVSTVTDELRLATNFKSKVVGVALKDRASILPGGHTANAAFWYDTKSGGFISSTYYMKELPAWVQRFNEQELPVKYLSKGWETMYPIASYVQSDADNKDYEKSFSHEKAPVFPHTFAGKEKNAVRSTPYGNTLTFAFAKAAIEGYGLGSGAETDFLAVSFSSPDAVGHQFGPNSIEAEDVYLRLDKELEDFFVYLDKRFGKGNYLYFITADHGVSQSPGFLEENRLPTGLLDVEEVVKKINTSILEQFGVAQGIRGLSAYQLYLDRAAFAANKIPLEPVIEMVIQKLKATPGVADALSLHNLGGEALHEPLKTMLINGYNKQRGGDVIVLLDAGWKDGGRSGATHGLWYPYDAHIPLVWMGWGIKPGKTYRTTGMTDIAPTVSALLNIQVPSGTIGHVVWEVFE; from the coding sequence ATGAAAAATATAAAATATACCTGGGTTGCCGGTTTACTGTTGCTCACAACTTTAACTACAGTTGCGCAACAACGGGCTGCACCCAAACCAAAAATTGTAGTGGGCATGATGGTAGACCAGATGCGTTGGGATTATCTCTACCGGTATTCCGCGAGGTATGGCAACGGTGGTTTTAAACGCCTGCTGCGCGATGGTTTCCGTTGTGAACAAACTTATATCAATTACGCACCTACGGTTACCGCTTGCGGACATACTTCTGTATATACGGGAACTACACCTGCTGTACACGGGATCGTGGATAACGACTGGTATAGTCGTCAATTGCAACGGGCAGTGTATTGTACGGAAGACAGTACTGTGGAAGGAGTGGGAACGGCAGGGAAAAATGGGAAGATGTCTCCCCGCAATCTGCTGGTATCAACGGTTACAGATGAACTACGGCTGGCAACGAATTTTAAAAGTAAAGTAGTAGGTGTTGCGCTGAAAGACAGGGCCTCGATCCTGCCTGGTGGTCATACCGCCAATGCAGCTTTCTGGTATGATACCAAATCCGGCGGCTTTATTTCCAGCACTTATTACATGAAAGAATTGCCTGCCTGGGTGCAACGCTTCAATGAACAGGAGCTTCCTGTAAAATATCTTTCCAAGGGCTGGGAAACAATGTATCCCATTGCCAGTTATGTACAGAGTGACGCAGATAACAAAGATTATGAGAAATCATTCAGTCATGAAAAAGCACCTGTATTCCCGCATACTTTTGCAGGAAAGGAAAAGAATGCAGTGCGTTCCACACCTTATGGTAATACGCTGACCTTTGCTTTTGCAAAAGCCGCCATTGAAGGCTATGGCCTGGGTAGCGGAGCAGAAACGGATTTCCTCGCAGTGAGCTTTTCTTCTCCGGATGCAGTGGGTCATCAGTTTGGTCCTAATTCAATTGAAGCGGAAGATGTTTATCTGCGCCTGGATAAAGAACTGGAAGACTTCTTTGTATATCTCGATAAAAGATTTGGCAAAGGAAACTATCTCTACTTCATTACTGCCGATCATGGTGTTTCACAATCACCCGGATTCCTGGAAGAAAACAGGTTGCCTACCGGTCTGCTGGATGTGGAAGAAGTTGTGAAGAAGATTAATACCAGTATATTGGAACAGTTTGGTGTAGCACAGGGTATACGGGGACTATCAGCTTACCAGTTGTACCTGGACAGAGCAGCTTTCGCCGCTAATAAAATTCCATTGGAACCAGTGATAGAAATGGTGATCCAGAAACTGAAGGCCACTCCCGGTGTTGCTGATGCTTTATCCCTTCATAACCTGGGTGGAGAAGCATTGCATGAGCCCTTGAAAACGATGTTGATAAACGGCTATAATAAACAACGCGGCGGTGATGTAATCGTGTTGTTGGATGCCGGCTGGAAAGATGGTGGGCGCTCCGGTGCCACACATGGTTTGTGGTATCCCTATGATGCCCATATTCCGCTTGTATGGATGGGCTGGGGTATCAAGCCAGGTAAGACTTATCGTACAACAGGCATGACAGATATTGCGCCAACAGTGTCTGCATTGCTGAATATCCAGGTTCCAAGCGGAACTATAGGACATGTGGTATGGGAAGTATTTGAATAA